In one Echinicola marina genomic region, the following are encoded:
- a CDS encoding helix-turn-helix domain-containing protein, with the protein MRKARGVKKWDYLHFFPAIIHLLDLLPFYGMGYEEKQKIAQAIFEHNKLLFFIGGGIIPISLHYVFRLIIYFVYYVLAFRLIKYYNKKSGLPLKKNWLFVSFLLTGCVLVGYTIFTYGQMLNLAFEKDYILFAGAGICLLGVLTLCVYVNFYMETVFGIPFSSSQNTSKSSHLKFKGTQTNYEWEEEKVDKVLVALQTEMKAEIYLDNGLSLQRFAKKLSVSERLLSYTINHTYGEGFVEFINKQRIEFAKKKIEEGVLENQTIEQLANLCGFNSRITFFKAFKKFTGTSPTQFHEQNDHV; encoded by the coding sequence GTGAGGAAAGCCAGAGGAGTGAAAAAGTGGGATTATCTTCATTTTTTCCCGGCAATTATTCATTTATTGGATCTTTTACCCTTTTATGGGATGGGGTATGAGGAAAAGCAGAAAATAGCACAGGCCATTTTTGAACATAACAAGTTATTGTTTTTTATTGGGGGCGGGATAATTCCGATTTCTCTTCATTATGTTTTTAGACTTATTATTTATTTCGTCTATTATGTGCTGGCTTTTAGGTTAATTAAATACTACAACAAAAAAAGTGGACTGCCCCTTAAGAAAAATTGGTTGTTTGTGTCCTTTTTGCTTACAGGCTGCGTCTTGGTCGGATATACTATATTTACCTATGGTCAAATGCTAAATTTGGCTTTTGAAAAAGATTACATTCTTTTTGCCGGAGCTGGAATTTGCCTGTTGGGCGTATTGACCTTGTGCGTATATGTTAATTTTTATATGGAGACAGTTTTTGGTATTCCCTTTAGCTCTTCCCAAAATACTTCCAAGAGTTCCCATTTAAAATTTAAGGGTACACAGACTAACTATGAATGGGAGGAAGAAAAAGTTGATAAGGTGCTGGTCGCTTTGCAAACGGAAATGAAAGCGGAAATCTATCTTGACAATGGATTGTCATTGCAGCGTTTTGCGAAGAAACTTAGCGTTTCAGAAAGATTGTTGAGTTATACCATTAATCATACTTATGGTGAAGGGTTCGTTGAATTTATCAACAAACAACGAATAGAGTTTGCTAAGAAAAAGATCGAGGAAGGTGTTTTAGAAAATCAAACAATTGAGCAGTTAGCAAATTTATGTGGTTTTAATTCAAGAATTACTTTTTTCAAAGCTTTTAAGAAATTTACAGGTACAAGTCCTACTCAGTTCCATGAGCAGAATGATCATGTTTAA